In Homo sapiens chromosome 11, GRCh38.p14 Primary Assembly, one DNA window encodes the following:
- the NR1H3 gene encoding oxysterols receptor LXR-alpha isoform 4 (isoform 4 is encoded by transcript variant 5), whose product MQQTSWNPLGGTCKQPPGRTHSAVELWKPGAQDASSQAQGGSSCILREEARMPHSAGGTAGVGLEAAEPTALLTRAEPPSEPTEIRPQKRKKGPAPKMLGNELCSVCGDKASGFHYNVLSCEGCKGFFRRSVIKGAHYICHSGGHCPMDTYMRRKCQECRLRKCRQAGMREECVLSEEQIRLKKLKRQEEEQAHATSLPPRASSPPQILPQLSPEQLGMIEKLVAAQQQCNRRSFSDRLRVTPWPMAPDPHSREARQQRFAHFTELAIVSVQEIVDFAKQLPGFLQLSREDQIALLKTSAIEVMLLETSRRYNPGSESITFLKDFSYNREDFAKAGLQVEFINPIFEFSRAMNELQLNDAEFALLIAISIFSADRPNVQDQLQVERLQHTYVEALHAYVSIHHPHDRLMFPRMLMKLVSLRTLSSVHSEQVFALRLQDKKLPPLLSEIWDVHE is encoded by the exons ATGCAGCAAACAAGCTGGAACCCGCTGGGTGGCACCTGCAAGCAGCCGCCCGGACGCACCC ACTCTGCGGTGGAGCTGTGGAAGCCAGGCGCACAGGATGCAAGCAGCCAGGCCCAGGGAGGCAGCAGCTGCATCCTCAGAGAGGAAGCCAGGATGCCCCACTCTGCTGGGGGtactgcaggggtggggctggaggcTGCAGAGCCCACAGCCCTGCTCACCAGGGCAGAGCCCCCTTCAGAACCCACAG AGATCCGTCCACAAAAGCGGAAAAAGGGGCCagcccccaaaatgctggggaaCGAGCTATGCAGCGTGTGTGGGGACAAGGCCTCGGGCTTCCACTACAATGTTCTGAGCTGCGAGGGCTGCAAGGGATTCTTCCGCCGCAGCGTCATCAAGGGAGCGCACTACATCTGCCACAGTGGCGGCCACTGCCCCATGGACACCTACATGCGTCGCAAGTGCCAGGAGTGTCGGCTTCGCAAATGCCGTCAGGCTGGCATGCGGGAGGAGT GTGTCCTGTCAGAAGAACAGATCCGCCTGAAGAAACTGAAGCGGCAAGAGGAGGAACAGGCTCATGCCACATCCTTGCCCCCCAGGGCTTCCTCACCCCCCCAAATCCTGCCCCAGCTCAGCCCGGAACAACTGGGCATGATCGAGAAGCTCGTCGCTGCCCAGCAACAGTGTAACCGGCGCTCCTTTTCTGACCGGCTTCGAGTCACG CCTTGGCCCATGGCACCAGATCCCCATAGCCGGGAGGCCCGTCAGCAGCGCTTTGCCCACTTCACTGAGCTGGCCATCGTCTCTGTGCAGGAGATAGTTGACTTTGCTAAACAGCTACCCGGCTTCCTGCAGCTCAGCCGGGAGGACCAGATTGCCCTGCTGAAGACCTCTGCGATCGAG GTGATGCTTCTGGAGACATCTCGGAGGTACAACCCTGGGAGTGAGAGTATCACCTTCCTCAAGGATTTCAGTTATAACCGGGAAGACTTTGCCAAAGCAG GGCTGCAAGTGGAATTCATCAACCCCATCTTCGAGTTCTCCAGGGCCATGAATGAGCTGCAACTCAATGATGCCGAGTTTGCCTTGCTCATTGCTATCAGCATCTTCTCTGCAG ACCGGCCCAACGTGCAGGACCAGCTCCAGGTAGAGAGGCTGCAGCACACATATGTGGAAGCCCTGCATGCCTACGTCTCCATCCACCATCCCCAT gaCCGACTGATGTTCCCACGGATGCTAATGAAACTGGTGAGCCTCCGGACCCTGAGCAGCGTCCACTCAGAGCAAGTGTTTGCACTGCGTCTGCAGGACAAAAAGCTCCCACCGCTGCTCTCTGAGATCTGGGATGTGCACGAATGA
- the NR1H3 gene encoding oxysterols receptor LXR-alpha isoform X2 produces the protein MSLWLGAPVPDIPPDSAVELWKPGAQDASSQAQGGSSCILREEARMPHSAGGTAGVGLEAAEPTALLTRAEPPSEPTEIRPQKRKKGPAPKMLGNELCSVCGDKASGFHYNVLSCEGCKGFFRRSVIKGAHYICHSGGHCPMDTYMRRKCQECRLRKCRQAGMREECVLSEEQIRLKKLKRQEEEQAHATSLPPRASSPPQILPQLSPEQLGMIEKLVAAQQQCNRRSFSDRLRVTPWPMAPDPHSREARQQRFAHFTELAIVSVQEIVDFAKQLPGFLQLSREDQIALLKTSAIEVMLLETSRRYNPGSESITFLKDFSYNREDFAKAGLQVEFINPIFEFSRAMNELQLNDAEFALLIAISIFSADRPNVQDQLQVERLQHTYVEALHAYVSIHHPHDRLMFPRMLMKLVSLRTLSSVHSEQVFALRLQDKKLPPLLSEIWDVHE, from the exons ATGTCCTTGTGGCTGGGGGCCCCTGTGCCTGACATTCCTCCTG ACTCTGCGGTGGAGCTGTGGAAGCCAGGCGCACAGGATGCAAGCAGCCAGGCCCAGGGAGGCAGCAGCTGCATCCTCAGAGAGGAAGCCAGGATGCCCCACTCTGCTGGGGGtactgcaggggtggggctggaggcTGCAGAGCCCACAGCCCTGCTCACCAGGGCAGAGCCCCCTTCAGAACCCACAG AGATCCGTCCACAAAAGCGGAAAAAGGGGCCagcccccaaaatgctggggaaCGAGCTATGCAGCGTGTGTGGGGACAAGGCCTCGGGCTTCCACTACAATGTTCTGAGCTGCGAGGGCTGCAAGGGATTCTTCCGCCGCAGCGTCATCAAGGGAGCGCACTACATCTGCCACAGTGGCGGCCACTGCCCCATGGACACCTACATGCGTCGCAAGTGCCAGGAGTGTCGGCTTCGCAAATGCCGTCAGGCTGGCATGCGGGAGGAGT GTGTCCTGTCAGAAGAACAGATCCGCCTGAAGAAACTGAAGCGGCAAGAGGAGGAACAGGCTCATGCCACATCCTTGCCCCCCAGGGCTTCCTCACCCCCCCAAATCCTGCCCCAGCTCAGCCCGGAACAACTGGGCATGATCGAGAAGCTCGTCGCTGCCCAGCAACAGTGTAACCGGCGCTCCTTTTCTGACCGGCTTCGAGTCACG CCTTGGCCCATGGCACCAGATCCCCATAGCCGGGAGGCCCGTCAGCAGCGCTTTGCCCACTTCACTGAGCTGGCCATCGTCTCTGTGCAGGAGATAGTTGACTTTGCTAAACAGCTACCCGGCTTCCTGCAGCTCAGCCGGGAGGACCAGATTGCCCTGCTGAAGACCTCTGCGATCGAG GTGATGCTTCTGGAGACATCTCGGAGGTACAACCCTGGGAGTGAGAGTATCACCTTCCTCAAGGATTTCAGTTATAACCGGGAAGACTTTGCCAAAGCAG GGCTGCAAGTGGAATTCATCAACCCCATCTTCGAGTTCTCCAGGGCCATGAATGAGCTGCAACTCAATGATGCCGAGTTTGCCTTGCTCATTGCTATCAGCATCTTCTCTGCAG ACCGGCCCAACGTGCAGGACCAGCTCCAGGTAGAGAGGCTGCAGCACACATATGTGGAAGCCCTGCATGCCTACGTCTCCATCCACCATCCCCAT gaCCGACTGATGTTCCCACGGATGCTAATGAAACTGGTGAGCCTCCGGACCCTGAGCAGCGTCCACTCAGAGCAAGTGTTTGCACTGCGTCTGCAGGACAAAAAGCTCCCACCGCTGCTCTCTGAGATCTGGGATGTGCACGAATGA
- the NR1H3 gene encoding oxysterols receptor LXR-alpha isoform X6 — protein sequence MSLWLGAPVPDIPPDSAVELWKPGAQDASSQAQGGSSCILREEARMPHSAGGTAGVGLEAAEPTALLTRAEPPSEPTEIRPQKRKKGPAPKMLGNELCSVCGDKASGFHYNVLSCEGCKGFFRRSVIKGAHYICHSGGHCPMDTYMRRKCQECRLRKCRQAGMREECVLSEEQIRLKKLKRQEEEQAHATSLPPRASSPPQILPQLSPEQLGMIEKLVAAQQQCNRRSFSDRLRVTVMLLETSRRYNPGSESITFLKDFSYNREDFAKAGLQVEFINPIFEFSRAMNELQLNDAEFALLIAISIFSADRPNVQDQLQVERLQHTYVEALHAYVSIHHPHDRLMFPRMLMKLVSLRTLSSVHSEQVFALRLQDKKLPPLLSEIWDVHE from the exons ATGTCCTTGTGGCTGGGGGCCCCTGTGCCTGACATTCCTCCTG ACTCTGCGGTGGAGCTGTGGAAGCCAGGCGCACAGGATGCAAGCAGCCAGGCCCAGGGAGGCAGCAGCTGCATCCTCAGAGAGGAAGCCAGGATGCCCCACTCTGCTGGGGGtactgcaggggtggggctggaggcTGCAGAGCCCACAGCCCTGCTCACCAGGGCAGAGCCCCCTTCAGAACCCACAG AGATCCGTCCACAAAAGCGGAAAAAGGGGCCagcccccaaaatgctggggaaCGAGCTATGCAGCGTGTGTGGGGACAAGGCCTCGGGCTTCCACTACAATGTTCTGAGCTGCGAGGGCTGCAAGGGATTCTTCCGCCGCAGCGTCATCAAGGGAGCGCACTACATCTGCCACAGTGGCGGCCACTGCCCCATGGACACCTACATGCGTCGCAAGTGCCAGGAGTGTCGGCTTCGCAAATGCCGTCAGGCTGGCATGCGGGAGGAGT GTGTCCTGTCAGAAGAACAGATCCGCCTGAAGAAACTGAAGCGGCAAGAGGAGGAACAGGCTCATGCCACATCCTTGCCCCCCAGGGCTTCCTCACCCCCCCAAATCCTGCCCCAGCTCAGCCCGGAACAACTGGGCATGATCGAGAAGCTCGTCGCTGCCCAGCAACAGTGTAACCGGCGCTCCTTTTCTGACCGGCTTCGAGTCACG GTGATGCTTCTGGAGACATCTCGGAGGTACAACCCTGGGAGTGAGAGTATCACCTTCCTCAAGGATTTCAGTTATAACCGGGAAGACTTTGCCAAAGCAG GGCTGCAAGTGGAATTCATCAACCCCATCTTCGAGTTCTCCAGGGCCATGAATGAGCTGCAACTCAATGATGCCGAGTTTGCCTTGCTCATTGCTATCAGCATCTTCTCTGCAG ACCGGCCCAACGTGCAGGACCAGCTCCAGGTAGAGAGGCTGCAGCACACATATGTGGAAGCCCTGCATGCCTACGTCTCCATCCACCATCCCCAT gaCCGACTGATGTTCCCACGGATGCTAATGAAACTGGTGAGCCTCCGGACCCTGAGCAGCGTCCACTCAGAGCAAGTGTTTGCACTGCGTCTGCAGGACAAAAAGCTCCCACCGCTGCTCTCTGAGATCTGGGATGTGCACGAATGA
- the NR1H3 gene encoding oxysterols receptor LXR-alpha isoform 6 (isoform 6 is encoded by transcript variant 7) — translation MPHSAGGTAGVGLEAAEPTALLTRAEPPSEPTGVLSEEQIRLKKLKRQEEEQAHATSLPPRASSPPQILPQLSPEQLGMIEKLVAAQQQCNRRSFSDRLRVTVMLLETSRRYNPGSESITFLKDFSYNREDFAKAGLQVEFINPIFEFSRAMNELQLNDAEFALLIAISIFSADRPNVQDQLQVERLQHTYVEALHAYVSIHHPHDRLMFPRMLMKLVSLRTLSSVHSEQVFALRLQDKKLPPLLSEIWDVHE, via the exons ATGCCCCACTCTGCTGGGGGtactgcaggggtggggctggaggcTGCAGAGCCCACAGCCCTGCTCACCAGGGCAGAGCCCCCTTCAGAACCCACAG GTGTCCTGTCAGAAGAACAGATCCGCCTGAAGAAACTGAAGCGGCAAGAGGAGGAACAGGCTCATGCCACATCCTTGCCCCCCAGGGCTTCCTCACCCCCCCAAATCCTGCCCCAGCTCAGCCCGGAACAACTGGGCATGATCGAGAAGCTCGTCGCTGCCCAGCAACAGTGTAACCGGCGCTCCTTTTCTGACCGGCTTCGAGTCACG GTGATGCTTCTGGAGACATCTCGGAGGTACAACCCTGGGAGTGAGAGTATCACCTTCCTCAAGGATTTCAGTTATAACCGGGAAGACTTTGCCAAAGCAG GGCTGCAAGTGGAATTCATCAACCCCATCTTCGAGTTCTCCAGGGCCATGAATGAGCTGCAACTCAATGATGCCGAGTTTGCCTTGCTCATTGCTATCAGCATCTTCTCTGCAG ACCGGCCCAACGTGCAGGACCAGCTCCAGGTAGAGAGGCTGCAGCACACATATGTGGAAGCCCTGCATGCCTACGTCTCCATCCACCATCCCCAT gaCCGACTGATGTTCCCACGGATGCTAATGAAACTGGTGAGCCTCCGGACCCTGAGCAGCGTCCACTCAGAGCAAGTGTTTGCACTGCGTCTGCAGGACAAAAAGCTCCCACCGCTGCTCTCTGAGATCTGGGATGTGCACGAATGA
- the NR1H3 gene encoding oxysterols receptor LXR-alpha isoform X5 — MPHSAGGTAGVGLEAAEPTALLTRAEPPSEPTGVLSEEQIRLKKLKRQEEEQAHATSLPPRASSPPQILPQLSPEQLGMIEKLVAAQQQCNRRSFSDRLRVTPWPMAPDPHSREARQQRFAHFTELAIVSVQEIVDFAKQLPGFLQLSREDQIALLKTSAIEVMLLETSRRYNPGSESITFLKDFSYNREDFAKAGLQVEFINPIFEFSRAMNELQLNDAEFALLIAISIFSADRPNVQDQLQVERLQHTYVEALHAYVSIHHPHDRLMFPRMLMKLVSLRTLSSVHSEQVFALRLQDKKLPPLLSEIWDVHE; from the exons ATGCCCCACTCTGCTGGGGGtactgcaggggtggggctggaggcTGCAGAGCCCACAGCCCTGCTCACCAGGGCAGAGCCCCCTTCAGAACCCACAG GTGTCCTGTCAGAAGAACAGATCCGCCTGAAGAAACTGAAGCGGCAAGAGGAGGAACAGGCTCATGCCACATCCTTGCCCCCCAGGGCTTCCTCACCCCCCCAAATCCTGCCCCAGCTCAGCCCGGAACAACTGGGCATGATCGAGAAGCTCGTCGCTGCCCAGCAACAGTGTAACCGGCGCTCCTTTTCTGACCGGCTTCGAGTCACG CCTTGGCCCATGGCACCAGATCCCCATAGCCGGGAGGCCCGTCAGCAGCGCTTTGCCCACTTCACTGAGCTGGCCATCGTCTCTGTGCAGGAGATAGTTGACTTTGCTAAACAGCTACCCGGCTTCCTGCAGCTCAGCCGGGAGGACCAGATTGCCCTGCTGAAGACCTCTGCGATCGAG GTGATGCTTCTGGAGACATCTCGGAGGTACAACCCTGGGAGTGAGAGTATCACCTTCCTCAAGGATTTCAGTTATAACCGGGAAGACTTTGCCAAAGCAG GGCTGCAAGTGGAATTCATCAACCCCATCTTCGAGTTCTCCAGGGCCATGAATGAGCTGCAACTCAATGATGCCGAGTTTGCCTTGCTCATTGCTATCAGCATCTTCTCTGCAG ACCGGCCCAACGTGCAGGACCAGCTCCAGGTAGAGAGGCTGCAGCACACATATGTGGAAGCCCTGCATGCCTACGTCTCCATCCACCATCCCCAT gaCCGACTGATGTTCCCACGGATGCTAATGAAACTGGTGAGCCTCCGGACCCTGAGCAGCGTCCACTCAGAGCAAGTGTTTGCACTGCGTCTGCAGGACAAAAAGCTCCCACCGCTGCTCTCTGAGATCTGGGATGTGCACGAATGA
- the NR1H3 gene encoding oxysterols receptor LXR-alpha isoform X3 → MPHSAGGTAGVGLEAAEPTALLTRAEPPSEPTEIRPQKRKKGPAPKMLGNELCSVCGDKASGFHYNVLSCEGCKGFFRRSVIKGAHYICHSGGHCPMDTYMRRKCQECRLRKCRQAGMREECVLSEEQIRLKKLKRQEEEQAHATSLPPRASSPPQILPQLSPEQLGMIEKLVAAQQQCNRRSFSDRLRVTVMLLETSRRYNPGSESITFLKDFSYNREDFAKAGLQVEFINPIFEFSRAMNELQLNDAEFALLIAISIFSADRPNVQDQLQVERLQHTYVEALHAYVSIHHPHDRLMFPRMLMKLVSLRTLSSVHSEQVFALRLQDKKLPPLLSEIWDVHE, encoded by the exons ATGCCCCACTCTGCTGGGGGtactgcaggggtggggctggaggcTGCAGAGCCCACAGCCCTGCTCACCAGGGCAGAGCCCCCTTCAGAACCCACAG AGATCCGTCCACAAAAGCGGAAAAAGGGGCCagcccccaaaatgctggggaaCGAGCTATGCAGCGTGTGTGGGGACAAGGCCTCGGGCTTCCACTACAATGTTCTGAGCTGCGAGGGCTGCAAGGGATTCTTCCGCCGCAGCGTCATCAAGGGAGCGCACTACATCTGCCACAGTGGCGGCCACTGCCCCATGGACACCTACATGCGTCGCAAGTGCCAGGAGTGTCGGCTTCGCAAATGCCGTCAGGCTGGCATGCGGGAGGAGT GTGTCCTGTCAGAAGAACAGATCCGCCTGAAGAAACTGAAGCGGCAAGAGGAGGAACAGGCTCATGCCACATCCTTGCCCCCCAGGGCTTCCTCACCCCCCCAAATCCTGCCCCAGCTCAGCCCGGAACAACTGGGCATGATCGAGAAGCTCGTCGCTGCCCAGCAACAGTGTAACCGGCGCTCCTTTTCTGACCGGCTTCGAGTCACG GTGATGCTTCTGGAGACATCTCGGAGGTACAACCCTGGGAGTGAGAGTATCACCTTCCTCAAGGATTTCAGTTATAACCGGGAAGACTTTGCCAAAGCAG GGCTGCAAGTGGAATTCATCAACCCCATCTTCGAGTTCTCCAGGGCCATGAATGAGCTGCAACTCAATGATGCCGAGTTTGCCTTGCTCATTGCTATCAGCATCTTCTCTGCAG ACCGGCCCAACGTGCAGGACCAGCTCCAGGTAGAGAGGCTGCAGCACACATATGTGGAAGCCCTGCATGCCTACGTCTCCATCCACCATCCCCAT gaCCGACTGATGTTCCCACGGATGCTAATGAAACTGGTGAGCCTCCGGACCCTGAGCAGCGTCCACTCAGAGCAAGTGTTTGCACTGCGTCTGCAGGACAAAAAGCTCCCACCGCTGCTCTCTGAGATCTGGGATGTGCACGAATGA
- the NR1H3 gene encoding oxysterols receptor LXR-alpha isoform X4, with amino-acid sequence MPHSAGGTAGVGLEAAEPTALLTRAEPPSEPTEIRPQKRKKGPAPKMLGNELCSVCGDKASGFHYNVLSCEGCKGFFRRSVIKGAHYICHSGGHCPMDTYMRRKCQECRLRKCRQAGMREECVLSEEQIRLKKLKRQEEEQAHATSLPPRASSPPQILPQLSPEQLGMIEKLVAAQQQCNRRSFSDRLRVTPWPMAPDPHSREARQQRFAHFTELAIVSVQEIVDFAKQLPGFLQLSREDQIALLKTSAIEVMLLETSRRYNPGSESITFLKDFSYNREDFAKAGLQVEFINPIFEFSRAMNELQLNDAEFALLIAISIFSADLLLNSLGDL; translated from the exons ATGCCCCACTCTGCTGGGGGtactgcaggggtggggctggaggcTGCAGAGCCCACAGCCCTGCTCACCAGGGCAGAGCCCCCTTCAGAACCCACAG AGATCCGTCCACAAAAGCGGAAAAAGGGGCCagcccccaaaatgctggggaaCGAGCTATGCAGCGTGTGTGGGGACAAGGCCTCGGGCTTCCACTACAATGTTCTGAGCTGCGAGGGCTGCAAGGGATTCTTCCGCCGCAGCGTCATCAAGGGAGCGCACTACATCTGCCACAGTGGCGGCCACTGCCCCATGGACACCTACATGCGTCGCAAGTGCCAGGAGTGTCGGCTTCGCAAATGCCGTCAGGCTGGCATGCGGGAGGAGT GTGTCCTGTCAGAAGAACAGATCCGCCTGAAGAAACTGAAGCGGCAAGAGGAGGAACAGGCTCATGCCACATCCTTGCCCCCCAGGGCTTCCTCACCCCCCCAAATCCTGCCCCAGCTCAGCCCGGAACAACTGGGCATGATCGAGAAGCTCGTCGCTGCCCAGCAACAGTGTAACCGGCGCTCCTTTTCTGACCGGCTTCGAGTCACG CCTTGGCCCATGGCACCAGATCCCCATAGCCGGGAGGCCCGTCAGCAGCGCTTTGCCCACTTCACTGAGCTGGCCATCGTCTCTGTGCAGGAGATAGTTGACTTTGCTAAACAGCTACCCGGCTTCCTGCAGCTCAGCCGGGAGGACCAGATTGCCCTGCTGAAGACCTCTGCGATCGAG GTGATGCTTCTGGAGACATCTCGGAGGTACAACCCTGGGAGTGAGAGTATCACCTTCCTCAAGGATTTCAGTTATAACCGGGAAGACTTTGCCAAAGCAG GGCTGCAAGTGGAATTCATCAACCCCATCTTCGAGTTCTCCAGGGCCATGAATGAGCTGCAACTCAATGATGCCGAGTTTGCCTTGCTCATTGCTATCAGCATCTTCTCTGCAG ACCTGCTCCTCAACTCTCTTGGTGACCTATAG
- the NR1H3 gene encoding oxysterols receptor LXR-alpha isoform X1 has translation MPHSAGGTAGVGLEAAEPTALLTRAEPPSEPTEIRPQKRKKGPAPKMLGNELCSVCGDKASGFHYNVLSCEGCKGFFRRSVIKGAHYICHSGGHCPMDTYMRRKCQECRLRKCRQAGMREECVLSEEQIRLKKLKRQEEEQAHATSLPPRASSPPQILPQLSPEQLGMIEKLVAAQQQCNRRSFSDRLRVTPWPMAPDPHSREARQQRFAHFTELAIVSVQEIVDFAKQLPGFLQLSREDQIALLKTSAIEVMLLETSRRYNPGSESITFLKDFSYNREDFAKAGLQVEFINPIFEFSRAMNELQLNDAEFALLIAISIFSADRPNVQDQLQVERLQHTYVEALHAYVSIHHPHDRLMFPRMLMKLVSLRTLSSVHSEQVFALRLQDKKLPPLLSEIWDVHE, from the exons ATGCCCCACTCTGCTGGGGGtactgcaggggtggggctggaggcTGCAGAGCCCACAGCCCTGCTCACCAGGGCAGAGCCCCCTTCAGAACCCACAG AGATCCGTCCACAAAAGCGGAAAAAGGGGCCagcccccaaaatgctggggaaCGAGCTATGCAGCGTGTGTGGGGACAAGGCCTCGGGCTTCCACTACAATGTTCTGAGCTGCGAGGGCTGCAAGGGATTCTTCCGCCGCAGCGTCATCAAGGGAGCGCACTACATCTGCCACAGTGGCGGCCACTGCCCCATGGACACCTACATGCGTCGCAAGTGCCAGGAGTGTCGGCTTCGCAAATGCCGTCAGGCTGGCATGCGGGAGGAGT GTGTCCTGTCAGAAGAACAGATCCGCCTGAAGAAACTGAAGCGGCAAGAGGAGGAACAGGCTCATGCCACATCCTTGCCCCCCAGGGCTTCCTCACCCCCCCAAATCCTGCCCCAGCTCAGCCCGGAACAACTGGGCATGATCGAGAAGCTCGTCGCTGCCCAGCAACAGTGTAACCGGCGCTCCTTTTCTGACCGGCTTCGAGTCACG CCTTGGCCCATGGCACCAGATCCCCATAGCCGGGAGGCCCGTCAGCAGCGCTTTGCCCACTTCACTGAGCTGGCCATCGTCTCTGTGCAGGAGATAGTTGACTTTGCTAAACAGCTACCCGGCTTCCTGCAGCTCAGCCGGGAGGACCAGATTGCCCTGCTGAAGACCTCTGCGATCGAG GTGATGCTTCTGGAGACATCTCGGAGGTACAACCCTGGGAGTGAGAGTATCACCTTCCTCAAGGATTTCAGTTATAACCGGGAAGACTTTGCCAAAGCAG GGCTGCAAGTGGAATTCATCAACCCCATCTTCGAGTTCTCCAGGGCCATGAATGAGCTGCAACTCAATGATGCCGAGTTTGCCTTGCTCATTGCTATCAGCATCTTCTCTGCAG ACCGGCCCAACGTGCAGGACCAGCTCCAGGTAGAGAGGCTGCAGCACACATATGTGGAAGCCCTGCATGCCTACGTCTCCATCCACCATCCCCAT gaCCGACTGATGTTCCCACGGATGCTAATGAAACTGGTGAGCCTCCGGACCCTGAGCAGCGTCCACTCAGAGCAAGTGTTTGCACTGCGTCTGCAGGACAAAAAGCTCCCACCGCTGCTCTCTGAGATCTGGGATGTGCACGAATGA
- the NR1H3 gene encoding oxysterols receptor LXR-alpha isoform 7 (isoform 7 is encoded by transcript variant 8): MIEKLVAAQQQCNRRSFSDRLRVTPWPMAPDPHSREARQQRFAHFTELAIVSVQEIVDFAKQLPGFLQLSREDQIALLKTSAIEVMLLETSRRYNPGSESITFLKDFSYNREDFAKAGLQVEFINPIFEFSRAMNELQLNDAEFALLIAISIFSADRPNVQDQLQVERLQHTYVEALHAYVSIHHPHDRLMFPRMLMKLVSLRTLSSVHSEQVFALRLQDKKLPPLLSEIWDVHE, encoded by the exons ATGATCGAGAAGCTCGTCGCTGCCCAGCAACAGTGTAACCGGCGCTCCTTTTCTGACCGGCTTCGAGTCACG CCTTGGCCCATGGCACCAGATCCCCATAGCCGGGAGGCCCGTCAGCAGCGCTTTGCCCACTTCACTGAGCTGGCCATCGTCTCTGTGCAGGAGATAGTTGACTTTGCTAAACAGCTACCCGGCTTCCTGCAGCTCAGCCGGGAGGACCAGATTGCCCTGCTGAAGACCTCTGCGATCGAG GTGATGCTTCTGGAGACATCTCGGAGGTACAACCCTGGGAGTGAGAGTATCACCTTCCTCAAGGATTTCAGTTATAACCGGGAAGACTTTGCCAAAGCAG GGCTGCAAGTGGAATTCATCAACCCCATCTTCGAGTTCTCCAGGGCCATGAATGAGCTGCAACTCAATGATGCCGAGTTTGCCTTGCTCATTGCTATCAGCATCTTCTCTGCAG ACCGGCCCAACGTGCAGGACCAGCTCCAGGTAGAGAGGCTGCAGCACACATATGTGGAAGCCCTGCATGCCTACGTCTCCATCCACCATCCCCAT gaCCGACTGATGTTCCCACGGATGCTAATGAAACTGGTGAGCCTCCGGACCCTGAGCAGCGTCCACTCAGAGCAAGTGTTTGCACTGCGTCTGCAGGACAAAAAGCTCCCACCGCTGCTCTCTGAGATCTGGGATGTGCACGAATGA